A part of Aegilops tauschii subsp. strangulata cultivar AL8/78 chromosome 2, Aet v6.0, whole genome shotgun sequence genomic DNA contains:
- the LOC109785430 gene encoding LOW QUALITY PROTEIN: potassium channel AKT3-like (The sequence of the model RefSeq protein was modified relative to this genomic sequence to represent the inferred CDS: inserted 2 bases in 1 codon): MQRLAAGAGHVTAAVRFDGQAHDDVRVPVRAVGPXGGGVQSRGESGGGRSFSVFTAILPSLGAHSNSFRQRSVRRWVVSPYDPRYRLWDSYLVCLVLYSAWVSPFEFGFLQNPHGALAIADNTVNAFFAMDIVLTFFVAYTDKRTYLLVDDPAKIAWRYATTWLVLDVASTVPTELSRRILPPDLRTYGVFGMLRLWRLRRVGALLSRMEKDRKFSYFWVRCSKLVAVTLFAVHCSGCFYYLLADRYPNPAETWISISMPQFHTESLWNRYVASMYWSITTLTTVGYGDMHAVNSREMLFTTFYMLFNLGLTAYLIGNMTNLVVHGTSRTRKYRDKIQAATSFAQRHELPERLQDQMISHLSLKFRTHSEGLQQQETLDALPKALRSSISHHLFFGLVQNVYLFQGVSNDLIFQLWGICSICYLVSAAQLLGKVSEMSAEYFAPREDVILQNEAPSDFYIIVTGSVLASMAKSGEVIGEIGVLCYRPQLFTARTKSLCQLLRLDRADFLKVVQSNVGDATIIMNNLIQYLKEHKGDGVISGIAKDIERMLATGQLDLPITLCFAASRGDDFLMHQLLKRGLDPNEIDNCGRTALHIAASNGSEQCVRRLLENGADANARDPEGKVPLWEALCRRHQPVVQLLVEAGAVLSAGDGAMYARVAVEEDDAVLLEEIARCGGDVAAACSSDGTTPLHRAVLDGNARMVRVLLEHGADPDRGDARGLTPTALADRHAHADIQQLFASHRQQDQQGAPKPSSTEEGVAVASTAPQVTRFRSVPSTRVLPPSGSVGSSPNRVGRQSNSSSARSTPQRMASFRNSLFGVISSSFHGNRHDGGGGTSFHHRHERNPISSHVRVTISCPEQGRGERRLLVFVPETMLQLLELGGKRFGFAPTRVITSDGAEIDDVRLVRDGDNLLLVSDQWAPDTTSAHRNQ, from the exons atGCAAAGGCTCGCCGCCGGCGCCGGTCACGTGACCGCGGCCGTTCGATTCGACGGACAGGCGCACGATGACGTCCGGGTCCCGGTGCGCGCCgtggggcc gggcggcggggtccAGTCTCGCGGCGAAAGCGGCGGCGGCCGGTCGTTCAGCGTCTTCACGGCGATCCTCCCGTCGCTGGGCGCGCACAGCAACAGCTTCAGACAGCGCAGTGTCCGGCGCTGGGTCGTGTCCCCCTACGACCCTCGCTACCGGCTGTGGGACAGCTACCTCGTCTGCCTCGTGCTCTACTCCGCGTGGGTGTCCCCGTTCGAATTCGGCTTCCTCCAGAACCCCCACGGCGCGCTGGCCATCGCCGACAACACCGTCAACGCCTTCTTCGCCATGGACATCGTCCTCACCTTCTTCGTCGCCTACACCGACAAGAGGACCTACCTGCTCGTTGACGACCCCGCCAAGATCGCCTGGCGCTACGCCACCACCTGGCTCGTCCTGGACGTGGCCTCCACCGTGCCCACCGAGCTCTCCCGCCGGATCCTCCCTCCCGACCTCCGGACCTACGGCGTCTTCGGCATGCTCCGCCTCTGGCGACTCCGGCGTGTTGGCGCCCTCCTGTCCCGCATGGAGAAGGACCGCAAGTTCAGCTACTTCTGGGTCCGGTGCTCCAAGCTCGTGGCCGTGACGCTCTTCGCCGTGCATTGCTCCGGGTGCTTCTACTATCTCCTCGCCGACCGGTACCCGAACCCGGCCGAGACCTGGATCAGCATCTCCATGCCGCAGTTCCACACCGAGAGCCTTTGGAACCGCTACGTGGCGTCCATGTACTGGTCCATCACCACCCTCACAACCGTCGGCTACGGCGACATGCACGCCGTCAACTCGAGGGAGATGCTCTTCACCACCTTCTACATGCTCTTCAATCTCGGCCTCACAGCCTACCTCATCGGCAACATGACCAACCTCGTCGTCCACGGCACCAGCCGCACCAGGAAATAC AGGGACAAGATCCAGGCGGCAACGAGCTTCGCGCAGCGGCACGAGCTGCCGGAGCGGCTGCAGGACCAGATGATCTCTCACCTCAGCCTGAAATTCAGGACGCACTCGGAGGGGCTCCAGCAGCAGGAGACGCTGGACGCGCTGCCCAAAGCATTGAGGTCCAGCATCTCGCACCACCTCTTCTTCGGGCTCGTCCAGAACGTCTACCTCTTCCAGGGGGTCTCCAATGACCTCATCTTTCAGCTG TGGGGAATCTGCTCAATTTGTTACCTTGTTTCTGCTGCGCAATTGCTTGGGAAGGTGTCTGAGATGAGCGCCGAGTACTTTGCGCCGCGGGAAGACGTGATACTGCAGAACGAAGCGCCCTCggatttctacatcattgtcactGGTAGTGTG CTGGCCAGCatggccaagtccggcgaagtcATCGGCGAGATCGGAGTCCTGTGCTACAGGCCTCAGCTCTTCACGGCCAGGACGAAGTCCCTGTGCCAGCTCCTGCGCCTGGATCGCGCCGACTTCCTCAAGGTCGTCCAGTCCAACGTTGGGGATGCCACCATAATCATGAACAACCTCATCCAG TACCTCAAGGAACACAAGGGTGACGGCGTGATCTCGGGCATCGCCAAGGACATCGAGCGCATGCTGGCCACAGGCCAGCTTGATCTGCCAATCACGCTCTGCTTCGCGGCGTCCAGAGGAGACGATTTTCTGATGCACCAGCTGCTGAAGCGCGGCCTGGACCCCAATGAAATCGATAATTGTGGCCGTACAGCATTG CATATAGCAGCTTCAAATGGGAGTGAGCAGTGCGTTAGGCGCCTGCTGGAGAATGGTGCTGATGCGAATGCCAGAG ATCCAGAAGGAAAGGTGCCCCTGTGGGAGGCCTTGTGCAGGAGGCACCAGCCCGTGGTGCAGCTGCTGGTGGAGGCCGGCGCGGTCCTGTCGGCGGGGGACGGGGCCATGTACGCCCGCGTCGCCGTCGAGGAGGACGATGCCGTGCTGCTGGAGGAGATCGCCCGCTGCGGCGGGGACGTGGCCGCCGCGTGCTCTAGCGACGGCACCACCCCGCTGCACCGCGCCGTCCTGGACGGAAACGCCAGGATGGTCAGGGTCCTGCTGGAGCACGGCGCTGATCCTGACAGGGGGGACGCCCGCGGGCTGACGCCGACGGCCTTGGCCGACCGGCACGCCCACGCCGACATTCAGCAACTGTTCGCGTCGCACCGCCAGCAGGACCAGCAGGGAGCGCCGAAGCCCTCGTCGACGGAGGAGGGCGTTGCCGTCGCGTCAACGGCTCCGCAGGTCACGAGGTTCAGGAGCGTGCCGTCGACGAGAGTCCTGCCGCCCAGCGGTAGCGTTGGGTCGTCGCCGAACCGGGTCGGCCGCCAGTCAAACTCCTCGTCGGCGCGCAGCACGCCGCAGCGGATGGCCAGCTTCCGGAACTCCCTCTTCGGCGTAATCTCCTCGTCGTTTCATGGAAACCGacacgacggcggcggcggtacGAGCTTCCACCACCGACATGAGAGGAATCCGATCAGCTCGCACGTCAGGGTGACCATCTCGTGCCCTGAACAGGGACGGGGCGAGAGGAGGCTGCTCGTGTTCGTGCCGGAGACGATGCTACAGCTGCTCGAGCTCGGAGGGAAAAGATTCGGGTTCGCGCCGACGAGGGTAATAACGAGCGACGGCGCCGAGATCGACGACGTGAGACTCGTCAGGGATGGTGACAACCTCCTCCTTGTCTCCGATCAGTGGGCGCCTGACACTACCAGCGCGCATAGGAATCAATAA
- the LOC109766526 gene encoding uncharacterized protein, which translates to MAAASNTRCIQEVEQQQEDRLSKLPDDILLSSQSLLARRDQRQAVRALYLRFYLGDESVGIVRAVDDAMARGCSIAKATFVILGEKMDIQCTDEDLAGHAARFLSCLDACPRAFAGLTALHVESVKLGQSDINNLLGTWGRLKSLSLLNCDSGRDTALVVQHPRIAVLKLVTCGTIQLRWLPELVKLTCECWLPSRDPLLFGHVPRLRTLALATNCTSDYKILRLSELLDKNATLWIQPEAPKQLAPRLSNLRILNLQKIPEECGIKWTFFLLDAAPLLEELDIEVSNHQCNPLEDEMLRERLVCKKTFIEWEPSDFKRYNLAVLTIYGFRPEKMFMGYITRIMEVAISS; encoded by the exons ATGGCGGCGGCCAGTAACACACGGTGCATCCAG GAAGTGGAGCAGCAGCAGGAAGACAGGCTTAGTAAGCTGCCGGATGACATTCTCCT AAGCAGCCAGAGCCTGTTGGCACGCAGGGACCAGCGGCAGGCCGTCCGCGCCCTCTACCTGCGATTCTACCTGGGAGACGAGTCCGTGGGCATCGTCCGCGCCGTCGACGACGCCATGGCGCGCGGCTGCAGCATCGCCAAGGCGACATTCGTGATCCTGGGCGAGAAGATGGACATCCAGTGCACTGACGAGGACCTCGCCGGCCACGCTGCGCGCTTCCTGTCTTGCCTGGACGCATGCCCCCGCGCGTTCGCCGGCCTCACGGCGCTGCACGTGGAGAGCGTTAAGCTGGGACAGTCGGACATCAACAACCTGCTCGGCACCTGGGGCAGGCTGAAAAGCCTCTCTCTGCTCAACTGCGATTCAGGCCGCGACACGGCCCTGGTCGTCCAACACCCGCGGATCGCGGTGCTGAAGCTCGTGACCTGTGGCACCATCCAACTGAGGTGGCTCCCGGAGCTGGTGAAGCTGACCTGTGAGTGCTGGCTTCCTTCACGAGATCCACTCTTGTTTGGCCACGTCCCGCGGCTTCGGACTCTAGCACTCGCTACTAACTGCACCAGTGACTACAAGATACTAAGGTTGAGCGAATTACTTGACAAGAATGCTACC CTCTGGATTCAGCCGGAGGCACCGAAGCAACTGGCTCCTCGACTAAGCAACTTGAGGATTCTGAATCTCCAGAAGATTCCTGAAGAATGCGGCATCAAGTGGACATTCTTCCTGCTAGATGCCGCACCTCTATTGGAGGAGCTCGACATTGAG GTATCGAACCACCAGTGCAACCCATTGGAGGATGAGATGCTAAGGGAACGTCTAGTTTGCAAGAAAACATTTATCGAGTGGGAACCATCTGATTTCAAGCGATATAACTTGGCCGTGCTCACAATCTATGGTTTTCGGCCCGAGAAAATGTTCATGGGGTATATTACAAGGATCATGGAAGTGGCTATCTCTTCATGA